The Pseudarthrobacter sulfonivorans genome includes a window with the following:
- a CDS encoding DoxX family protein, whose amino-acid sequence MSFVRTLARPMLASSFVVAGLDKLKNADDTATQLSPLLQKAAASLPFQADEKMLARVIGGTQVGAGVLFGLGKFSRLSATLLTVISLLNTFVEWRSADISTKEGREVRRNQLLKNISLSGGALLASVDTAGKPGLAWRAEHLAADARKSAAGARKTTGQKLHKADKAVRRAVEHATGA is encoded by the coding sequence ATGTCCTTTGTCCGTACTCTCGCCCGCCCCATGCTGGCTTCCAGTTTCGTAGTCGCCGGACTGGACAAGCTGAAGAACGCCGATGACACCGCCACCCAGCTCTCGCCGCTCCTTCAGAAGGCAGCCGCGTCGCTGCCGTTCCAGGCCGACGAAAAGATGCTGGCACGGGTGATCGGCGGAACGCAGGTGGGTGCCGGCGTGCTGTTCGGCCTGGGCAAGTTCAGCCGCCTCTCGGCAACACTGCTGACCGTCATCTCGCTCCTGAACACCTTTGTGGAATGGCGCAGCGCAGACATCAGCACCAAGGAAGGCCGAGAAGTCCGCCGGAACCAGCTGCTCAAGAACATTTCCCTCAGCGGCGGCGCCCTGCTGGCCTCGGTGGACACCGCCGGCAAGCCGGGCCTGGCCTGGCGTGCCGAGCACCTCGCCGCGGACGCCCGGAAGAGCGCCGCCGGCGCCCGCAAGACCACCGGCCAAAAGCTTCACAAGGCAGACAAGGCCGTGCGCCGCGCCGTCGAACACGCAACGGGGGCGTAA
- a CDS encoding 50S ribosomal protein bL37, whose translation MSKRARKRRDRKRGGANHGKRPNA comes from the coding sequence ATGAGCAAGCGTGCACGTAAACGTCGTGACCGTAAGCGTGGCGGCGCGAACCACGGGAAGCGCCCCAACGCCTAA
- a CDS encoding DUF4097 family beta strand repeat-containing protein, whose amino-acid sequence MTEDSWTVTGPQTIDVDHVRSLKLGMVRGRFDVVTHADAVARVEINDVQGDPVSVTLTDGRLEVRHQLHGPQGWFKNLMGTVNHNSNNSAVISIALPAGVEVEAGTVSGDGLVSGISGRTRLNTVSGSVMADGTSGELHVNTVSGEVIARNHDGVLTAKSVSGEVTASGRFSNIRAHTVSGDMSFDLLGFTHDFGANSVSGDLTIRLPHDVGVDIVAKSASGVVVIDDQQYSQPGGKVETIAGPDGKLMLVRTNSVSGKTSIFHGQPARNDDASSPEAGH is encoded by the coding sequence ATGACAGAGGACAGCTGGACCGTCACAGGTCCGCAAACCATCGACGTTGACCACGTCCGGTCGCTGAAGCTGGGCATGGTCCGCGGCAGGTTCGACGTCGTCACCCACGCCGACGCCGTGGCCCGTGTGGAGATCAACGACGTCCAGGGCGATCCCGTGTCGGTGACGCTGACGGACGGCAGGCTTGAGGTCCGCCATCAGCTGCACGGCCCCCAGGGCTGGTTCAAGAACCTGATGGGCACGGTCAACCACAACAGCAACAACTCAGCGGTGATCAGCATCGCTCTGCCGGCCGGCGTCGAGGTGGAGGCCGGCACGGTCAGCGGCGATGGCCTCGTGTCCGGAATCAGCGGGCGCACGCGGCTCAATACCGTCTCGGGTTCTGTGATGGCAGACGGCACATCCGGGGAACTTCACGTCAACACCGTCAGCGGCGAAGTCATCGCGCGAAACCACGACGGCGTCCTGACCGCCAAGAGCGTCTCCGGCGAGGTCACCGCATCCGGCCGGTTCAGCAACATCCGGGCTCACACGGTCAGCGGCGACATGAGTTTTGACCTGCTCGGCTTTACCCACGACTTCGGTGCCAATTCAGTCTCCGGCGACCTCACCATCAGGCTGCCGCACGACGTCGGCGTGGACATCGTCGCGAAATCGGCCAGCGGCGTTGTGGTGATTGATGACCAGCAGTACTCCCAGCCCGGCGGCAAGGTGGAAACCATTGCCGGACCGGACGGCAAGCTGATGCTGGTGCGGACCAACTCGGTGTCCGGCAAAACGTCCATCTTTCATGGCCAGCCGGCCCGCAATGACGACGCAAGTAGCCCGGAAGCGGGGCACTGA
- a CDS encoding PadR family transcriptional regulator, translating into MPPVFAHGALRLYLLALLESGPKHGYELIKALSERFGGTYSPSAGTIYPRLGKLEEEGLVATESEGRRTNYRITAAGLAELNKRREELAGVENDISASVRRLADNLRADIRANMRGLRADLAATAEAARSTARAPDFRKAGRQSSEGFRELKEAEMLLQAFRDDLRVELRLQATRQPLSAVTLETVRTVLDQARISIRNSLPG; encoded by the coding sequence ATGCCTCCGGTGTTCGCCCATGGTGCGCTCCGGCTGTACTTGCTCGCACTGCTGGAGTCGGGGCCCAAACACGGCTATGAACTGATCAAAGCCCTCAGCGAACGGTTCGGCGGCACCTACTCCCCCAGCGCGGGAACCATCTATCCCCGGCTTGGGAAGCTGGAGGAAGAAGGGCTCGTCGCCACTGAATCAGAAGGCCGCCGCACGAACTACCGCATCACCGCGGCGGGGCTTGCTGAACTCAACAAGCGCCGGGAGGAACTCGCCGGAGTCGAGAACGACATTTCCGCTTCCGTCCGCCGCCTGGCGGACAACCTGCGGGCGGATATCCGCGCCAACATGCGCGGGTTGCGGGCAGACCTGGCGGCAACGGCAGAGGCGGCCCGTTCCACGGCGCGGGCCCCCGATTTCCGGAAAGCCGGCCGCCAGTCTTCGGAAGGGTTCCGGGAGCTGAAGGAAGCGGAGATGCTGCTGCAGGCGTTCCGGGACGACCTGCGCGTGGAACTGCGGCTGCAGGCCACCCGGCAACCGCTCAGCGCCGTCACGCTGGAAACTGTCAGGACCGTGCTGGACCAGGCGCGCATCTCCATCCGCAACTCACTGCCCGGCTGA
- the rsrA gene encoding mycothiol system anti-sigma-R factor, producing MSDCQGLGDCDDARMQRIYEYLDGALTREDITEIKTHLDECPECTEEYDLECVIRTMVKRSCTEAAPENLKNAILDRIHAIRPVDA from the coding sequence ATGAGCGACTGCCAGGGATTGGGCGACTGCGATGACGCCCGGATGCAACGCATCTACGAATACCTCGACGGGGCATTGACCCGCGAGGACATCACGGAAATCAAGACCCACCTTGATGAGTGCCCTGAGTGCACGGAGGAGTACGACCTGGAGTGTGTGATCCGCACCATGGTGAAGCGCTCGTGCACCGAGGCCGCTCCGGAGAACCTGAAGAACGCCATCCTGGACCGGATCCACGCGATCCGCCCGGTGGACGCCTGA
- the rsgA gene encoding ribosome small subunit-dependent GTPase A → MARSTDSWDESDVRIRPSKKGSRPRTKDRPSHDDAVTGRIITVDRGRYTAVVGEDSGDERIIIAARARELRRSPVVAGDFVSLVGDVSGEPDTLARLVRIQDRRTLLRRSADDTDPIERAVVANADQLVVVVAAANPEPRTGFIDRALVAAYDAGIEPLLLVTKADVKDPAELLSNYEHLDFPVIISRTSDSEASGIDARSDDGLSARLDSDAVSQLRAYLEGKVSVMLGHSGVGKSTMVNALTGAERATGGVNAVTGRGRHTSSSALALKLTGAPAGSWIIDTPGIRSFGLAHVDPDRILRSFPDLEPGTDACERGCKHNTAAVNCGVDAWVSAGHAGPTGPARLASLRRLLGTDPRLVGQETKELGSIG, encoded by the coding sequence GTGGCACGCAGCACTGATTCCTGGGACGAGTCCGACGTCCGGATCCGGCCCAGCAAAAAGGGCTCCAGGCCGCGCACGAAGGACCGCCCCAGCCACGACGACGCCGTCACGGGCCGCATCATCACAGTGGACCGCGGCCGGTACACCGCCGTCGTCGGCGAAGACTCGGGCGACGAGCGGATCATCATCGCAGCCAGGGCCCGCGAACTCCGCCGCTCCCCCGTGGTTGCCGGCGACTTCGTCTCCCTCGTTGGAGATGTCTCCGGCGAACCCGACACGCTAGCCCGCCTGGTCCGGATCCAGGACCGCAGGACCCTGCTGCGCCGCAGCGCCGATGACACTGATCCGATCGAGCGTGCGGTGGTGGCCAACGCAGATCAGCTGGTAGTGGTGGTGGCCGCCGCAAACCCGGAGCCGCGCACAGGCTTCATCGACCGCGCCCTCGTGGCCGCTTACGACGCCGGCATTGAGCCGCTGCTGCTCGTCACCAAGGCGGACGTCAAGGATCCGGCGGAACTGCTGTCCAACTACGAGCACCTGGACTTCCCGGTGATCATCAGCCGCACGTCGGACTCCGAAGCCTCAGGTATCGATGCCCGCTCCGACGACGGCCTCTCTGCCCGCCTGGACAGTGACGCAGTTTCGCAGCTCCGCGCGTACCTCGAGGGCAAGGTCTCGGTGATGCTGGGTCATTCCGGCGTGGGCAAGTCCACCATGGTCAATGCGCTCACCGGGGCCGAACGGGCCACCGGTGGAGTGAACGCGGTGACCGGCCGCGGCCGCCACACGTCGTCGTCGGCCCTTGCCCTGAAGCTGACCGGAGCTCCCGCCGGAAGCTGGATCATCGACACCCCTGGCATCCGTTCGTTCGGCCTGGCCCATGTGGACCCGGACCGGATCCTGCGGTCCTTCCCGGACCTGGAGCCGGGTACGGATGCCTGCGAGCGTGGCTGCAAGCACAACACCGCGGCCGTCAACTGCGGGGTGGATGCCTGGGTGTCCGCCGGCCACGCGGGCCCCACCGGCCCGGCCCGGCTCGCGTCCCTGCGGCGGCTGCTGGGCACGGATCCCCGCCTGGTGGGCCAGGAAACCAAGGAACTGGGCAGCATCGGCTAG
- a CDS encoding aminotransferase class V-fold PLP-dependent enzyme, protein MTTATVSPNTVSPDNAAPAKAAALFKDAAAIAGRPLSAVTGAEIQAPLIQGGHIRYANLDYGASTPALSVVSAYLNEILPFYASVHRGAGYASQISTSVYENARDIVRDFVGGRPDDSVIFTRNTTDSLNLLAGCLPATDGRSNGDVLYLDIEHHANLLPWQGVPHRSVVAADTIVGTLEVLRAELEQGNVSLLAITGASNVTGEILPIKALAALAHEYGARIVVDAAQLAPHRRINISTDDVDYLAFSGHKLYAPFGSGVLVGRTDWLDAGTPHLAGGGAVREARLDGVSWATGPARHEGGSPNVLGAATLARATQVIASLDHDRWHAHEAAIRSFLVEGLGKIDGVTVHQIFSDTDAETGTIGVVNFSVAGYDAGLVAAFLSAEHGVGLRDGRFCAHPLLKRLGLPSGSLRASFGVGSRLEDAQRLLAGLEQLRRTGLGWDYVVDAGRWVPANDTRTYPHWAPNTPGTAGAAPCLDD, encoded by the coding sequence GTGACAACTGCCACCGTCTCCCCCAACACTGTTTCTCCCGACAACGCCGCCCCCGCCAAGGCCGCTGCGCTGTTCAAGGATGCCGCCGCCATTGCCGGCCGCCCCCTCTCTGCCGTCACCGGCGCGGAAATCCAGGCACCGCTGATCCAGGGCGGCCACATCCGGTACGCAAACCTGGACTACGGCGCATCCACTCCCGCCCTCTCCGTGGTGTCGGCCTACCTCAACGAGATCCTGCCGTTCTACGCCAGCGTCCATCGCGGCGCCGGCTACGCATCGCAGATCAGCACGTCCGTCTATGAGAACGCCCGGGACATCGTGCGCGACTTTGTGGGCGGACGCCCGGACGACTCCGTCATCTTCACCCGGAACACCACCGACTCGCTTAACCTGCTGGCGGGTTGCCTGCCGGCGACGGACGGGCGGTCCAATGGCGATGTCCTCTACCTGGACATCGAACACCACGCCAACCTCCTGCCGTGGCAGGGAGTCCCGCACCGCAGCGTCGTCGCCGCGGACACCATCGTGGGGACCCTCGAGGTCCTCCGCGCCGAACTTGAGCAGGGCAACGTCAGCCTCCTCGCGATCACGGGCGCCTCCAACGTCACCGGCGAGATCCTCCCGATCAAGGCCCTGGCCGCCCTCGCCCATGAGTACGGAGCGCGGATCGTGGTGGACGCCGCGCAGCTGGCACCGCACCGGCGCATCAATATCAGCACCGACGACGTCGACTACCTCGCCTTCTCCGGGCACAAGCTCTACGCGCCCTTCGGCTCCGGGGTCCTGGTGGGCCGCACCGACTGGCTCGACGCCGGCACTCCCCACCTGGCCGGCGGCGGCGCCGTCCGCGAGGCCAGGCTCGACGGCGTCAGCTGGGCCACCGGTCCGGCCCGGCACGAGGGCGGCTCCCCCAACGTCCTCGGCGCGGCCACACTGGCCCGCGCCACCCAGGTCATCGCGTCCCTGGACCACGACCGCTGGCACGCCCACGAGGCAGCCATCAGGTCATTCCTGGTGGAAGGGCTCGGGAAGATCGACGGCGTCACCGTGCACCAGATCTTCTCGGACACGGACGCTGAAACGGGCACCATCGGCGTGGTGAACTTCTCCGTGGCAGGGTACGACGCCGGGCTTGTGGCCGCGTTCCTGTCGGCCGAGCATGGCGTTGGCCTCCGGGACGGCCGCTTCTGCGCGCACCCGCTGCTCAAGCGCCTCGGCCTTCCCTCCGGTTCGCTGCGGGCCAGCTTCGGCGTAGGCTCCCGGTTGGAAGACGCCCAGCGGCTCCTTGCCGGCCTGGAGCAACTCCGCCGGACCGGCCTGGGCTGGGACTACGTGGTGGACGCGGGCCGCTGGGTTCCGGCCAACGACACCCGCACGTACCCTCACTGGGCTCCCAACACGCCGGGCACCGCCGGCGCGGCTCCGTGCCTTGACGACTGA
- a CDS encoding sigma-70 family RNA polymerase sigma factor: MPRAKAVTVDLNTMSTLDPALEAMYEASEREAKTSSEANASSDAPAGSDSRPADAHPAGDVPVPAEPAPAEQPVDVATESAEERRVRFERDAMQYVDQLYSAAMRMARNPADAEDLVQEAYTKAFSAFHQYKPGTNLKAWLYRILTNTYINLYRKRQREPLQSNSDTIEDWQLARAESHTSRGLRSAEAEALDHLPDSDVKRALQAIPEEFRLAVYFADVEGFAYKEISDIMNTPIGTVMSRLHRGRKMLRDMLADYAAERGFKGAVESQDTAATTKQENRK, encoded by the coding sequence ATGCCGCGCGCCAAGGCCGTCACAGTAGACTTGAACACAATGAGCACCCTGGATCCGGCCCTCGAGGCCATGTATGAGGCCTCCGAACGCGAAGCCAAAACAAGCAGCGAAGCCAATGCCAGCAGCGATGCGCCGGCAGGGAGTGACTCGCGGCCGGCAGACGCGCACCCTGCAGGGGATGTCCCTGTGCCCGCTGAGCCTGCGCCCGCCGAGCAACCCGTGGATGTGGCCACCGAATCAGCGGAAGAACGCCGGGTCCGTTTTGAGCGTGACGCCATGCAGTACGTGGATCAGCTCTACTCGGCCGCCATGCGGATGGCCAGGAACCCCGCGGATGCTGAAGACCTGGTCCAGGAGGCCTACACCAAGGCGTTCTCAGCGTTCCACCAGTACAAGCCCGGCACCAACCTCAAGGCTTGGCTGTACCGGATCCTGACCAACACGTACATCAACCTCTACCGCAAGCGGCAGCGGGAACCGCTGCAGTCGAACTCGGACACCATCGAGGACTGGCAGCTGGCCAGGGCGGAGTCGCACACGTCCCGCGGCCTGCGCTCGGCCGAGGCTGAGGCGCTGGACCACCTGCCGGACTCGGACGTCAAGCGGGCGCTCCAGGCCATTCCCGAGGAGTTCCGGCTGGCGGTGTACTTCGCCGACGTCGAAGGCTTCGCGTACAAGGAAATCTCGGACATCATGAACACGCCGATCGGGACAGTGATGTCCCGGCTCCACCGCGGCCGGAAAATGTTGCGGGACATGCTGGCGGACTATGCCGCCGAACGAGGATTCAAAGGCGCCGTCGAATCACAGGACACGGCCGCGACCACAAAACAGGAGAACAGGAAATGA
- a CDS encoding GDSL-type esterase/lipase family protein, whose protein sequence is MEDRKLRIAAVGDELLAGLGDPRALGWLGRVLARTPQDGMVMEAYALPCPQEGTEGLAARWQEEAGRRFGDQHENRLVIGLSGRDIEFGLSTARSRLNLANILDTATQNRIEVFVVGPPPTLDPVQNRRLADLNTAFADVTTRRKHLYVDTFSPLLNHEQWRQDLAANTGTPGQAGYGLMAWLVLHRGWFQWLGMDAPE, encoded by the coding sequence GTGGAAGACAGGAAGCTGCGGATCGCAGCTGTTGGAGATGAACTGCTTGCCGGGCTGGGCGACCCCAGGGCCCTCGGCTGGCTGGGCCGCGTGTTGGCCCGCACTCCGCAGGACGGCATGGTCATGGAAGCGTATGCCCTCCCCTGTCCCCAGGAAGGAACGGAGGGGCTGGCTGCCCGCTGGCAGGAGGAGGCCGGGCGGCGGTTCGGCGACCAGCACGAGAACCGCCTGGTGATCGGCCTCTCGGGCCGGGACATCGAGTTCGGCCTTTCCACCGCCCGGAGCCGCCTGAACCTGGCCAACATCCTGGATACGGCCACGCAGAACCGGATCGAGGTGTTTGTGGTGGGCCCGCCGCCCACGCTGGACCCGGTACAGAACCGCCGGCTCGCCGATCTGAACACGGCCTTCGCTGACGTCACCACCAGGCGCAAGCACCTCTATGTGGACACGTTCTCCCCCCTTCTGAACCACGAACAGTGGCGCCAGGATCTTGCGGCGAACACCGGCACGCCGGGGCAGGCGGGCTATGGCCTGATGGCCTGGCTGGTCCTCCACCGTGGCTGGTTCCAGTGGCTGGGCATGGACGCCCCCGAGTAG
- the aroA gene encoding 3-phosphoshikimate 1-carboxyvinyltransferase, producing MTGSTPPAATDSHSSTGTVPHWPAPFASRPINATVTVPGSKSLTNRFLVLAALADGPSRLRAPLHSRDSALMIEALRQLGATITEVPGDGAFGPDLEVTPLSREAPSSKTHIDCGLAGTVMRFVPPLAALRNGVSVFDGDPHARKRPMGTIIEALKALGVALTADDGGTPSSLPFTVAGTGEVRGGHLVIDASASSQFVSALLLVGARFTDGLHLEHVGKPVPSLDHINMTVAVLRGVGVSVDDSVPNHWVVAPGPIRAFDQRIEQDLSNAGPFLAAALASGGTVRIPDWPAGTTQVGDLWRSILADMGADVSLADGVLTVTGGPEIKGADFDETSELAPTVAALCALASGPSRLTGIAHLRGHETDRLAALVTEINRLGGDAEETSDGLVIRPAKLHAGVVHSYADHRMATAGAILGLAVPGIEVQDIATTAKTMPEFPQMWADMLAQGAAADKRAEGPTGGTQH from the coding sequence ATGACCGGTTCCACCCCGCCCGCAGCCACCGACTCACACAGCTCCACCGGCACCGTTCCGCACTGGCCGGCCCCCTTCGCCAGCAGGCCCATCAACGCCACCGTCACGGTGCCCGGTTCAAAGTCCCTGACCAACAGGTTCCTGGTCCTGGCCGCGCTGGCTGACGGACCGTCCCGCCTCCGCGCCCCCCTGCATTCCCGGGACTCCGCCCTGATGATTGAGGCCCTCCGCCAGCTGGGGGCCACCATCACGGAGGTGCCCGGCGACGGCGCCTTCGGGCCGGACCTTGAGGTCACGCCCCTGAGCCGGGAGGCGCCGTCGTCGAAGACGCACATCGATTGCGGCCTCGCCGGAACAGTGATGCGCTTTGTTCCGCCGCTGGCGGCGCTGCGCAACGGCGTGAGCGTGTTCGACGGCGACCCCCACGCCCGGAAGCGCCCCATGGGCACCATCATCGAGGCCCTGAAGGCCCTCGGGGTGGCCCTGACCGCGGACGACGGCGGGACCCCCTCGTCGCTGCCGTTCACCGTTGCAGGCACCGGGGAAGTCCGGGGCGGCCACCTGGTGATCGATGCCAGTGCGTCGTCACAGTTCGTCTCGGCCCTCCTGCTGGTCGGCGCCAGGTTTACCGACGGGCTCCACCTTGAACACGTGGGCAAACCGGTGCCGAGCCTGGACCACATCAACATGACCGTTGCCGTACTCCGCGGCGTCGGTGTATCAGTTGACGATTCCGTGCCCAACCACTGGGTAGTGGCACCGGGCCCCATCCGCGCCTTTGACCAGCGCATTGAGCAGGACCTCTCCAACGCCGGCCCGTTCCTGGCCGCCGCGCTGGCCTCCGGCGGCACCGTCCGGATCCCGGACTGGCCCGCCGGCACCACCCAGGTGGGAGACCTCTGGCGCAGCATCCTGGCGGACATGGGCGCGGACGTCAGCCTGGCTGACGGCGTCCTGACCGTCACGGGCGGGCCAGAGATCAAGGGTGCGGATTTTGACGAAACCAGCGAACTCGCCCCTACCGTGGCGGCCCTCTGCGCCCTGGCCAGCGGACCTTCACGGCTGACCGGCATCGCGCACCTTCGCGGCCACGAGACGGACCGGTTGGCCGCGCTGGTCACCGAAATCAACCGCCTCGGCGGCGACGCGGAGGAGACCAGCGACGGCCTGGTGATCCGCCCGGCAAAGCTGCACGCCGGCGTCGTCCACAGCTATGCGGACCACAGGATGGCCACCGCCGGTGCCATCCTCGGCCTCGCGGTGCCGGGCATCGAAGTCCAGGACATCGCTACCACTGCCAAGACCATGCCGGAATTCCCGCAGATGTGGGCCGACATGCTGGCCCAGGGCGCTGCTGCCGACAAGCGCGCGGAAGGTCCCACTGGTGGCACGCAGCACTGA
- the hisN gene encoding histidinol-phosphatase: MIQPASSYNDDLRLAHVLADSVDDQTMSRFKALDLRIETKPDLTPVTDADKSAEEAIRGQLSRSRPRDAVLGEEFGSSGHGSRRWIIDPIDGTKNFVRGVPVWATLIALVDEGEPVVGVVSAPALGKRWWAAKGSGAYMGKSLAAATRLRVSDVSKLSDASLSYSSLGGWKERGNLDEFLGLTEDVWRTRAYGDFWSYCMVAEGSVDIACEPELNLYDMAALVPIVVEAGGRFTSLEGQDGPFGGNALATNSILHSEVLKRLNPNLDDLL, encoded by the coding sequence ATGATCCAACCCGCTTCGAGCTACAACGATGACTTGCGCCTTGCCCATGTGCTGGCAGATTCCGTGGATGACCAGACCATGAGCCGCTTCAAGGCACTGGACCTCCGCATCGAGACCAAGCCGGACCTGACGCCGGTAACGGACGCGGACAAGTCCGCGGAGGAAGCCATCCGCGGCCAGCTGTCCCGCTCGCGTCCGCGCGACGCCGTGCTGGGAGAGGAATTCGGCAGTTCGGGCCATGGCTCCCGCCGCTGGATCATTGATCCCATCGACGGCACCAAGAACTTTGTCCGCGGCGTCCCGGTTTGGGCCACCCTGATCGCCCTCGTGGACGAAGGCGAACCCGTTGTGGGAGTGGTCAGCGCGCCCGCGCTGGGCAAACGCTGGTGGGCCGCCAAGGGTTCCGGCGCGTACATGGGCAAGTCCCTTGCCGCCGCAACGCGGCTCCGCGTCTCGGACGTCTCCAAACTTTCGGATGCCTCCCTGTCCTACTCCAGCCTGGGCGGCTGGAAGGAACGCGGCAACCTGGATGAGTTCCTGGGCCTGACCGAGGACGTGTGGCGCACGCGCGCCTACGGCGATTTCTGGTCCTACTGCATGGTGGCCGAAGGTTCCGTGGACATCGCCTGCGAGCCCGAACTGAACCTGTACGACATGGCTGCCCTGGTGCCCATCGTGGTGGAAGCCGGCGGCCGCTTCACCTCCTTGGAGGGACAGGACGGGCCGTTCGGCGGCAACGCCCTGGCCACGAACTCCATTCTGCACTCAGAGGTGCTCAAGCGGCTGAACCCGAATCTGGACGATCTCCTCTAG